A window from Erythrobacter sp. YJ-T3-07 encodes these proteins:
- a CDS encoding DUF1989 domain-containing protein — translation MSQTIEIPPRSGTAFVVEAGEAFTVIDPQGTQVSDMVAYSREDVREVMSNGRTFDYEETIHLTQGNRLWSNRSNVMLTIEEDSLGQHDYLLTPCSEDTFRHFYPDKPVHRGCMGNLAEALAPYGIERDAIPTAFNVFMNVPVDGGTGRLSVDPPTSQPGEAVRFRAHMDLVIGLTACSAYASNGGSFKPIHYRIESEASPGD, via the coding sequence ATGAGCCAGACGATCGAAATCCCACCGCGCAGCGGCACTGCCTTCGTGGTGGAGGCCGGAGAGGCCTTCACCGTGATCGACCCGCAGGGCACGCAGGTCTCCGACATGGTCGCCTATTCGCGCGAGGATGTGCGCGAGGTCATGTCGAACGGGCGGACCTTCGATTACGAGGAGACGATCCACCTCACGCAGGGCAACCGGTTGTGGTCCAATCGGTCGAACGTGATGCTCACGATCGAGGAGGACAGCCTCGGCCAGCACGACTACCTGCTGACCCCGTGCAGCGAGGATACCTTCCGCCATTTCTATCCTGACAAGCCGGTCCATCGCGGGTGCATGGGCAACCTGGCCGAGGCGCTCGCACCCTACGGGATCGAGCGTGATGCGATACCGACCGCGTTCAACGTCTTCATGAACGTGCCGGTCGATGGGGGCACCGGCAGGCTTTCGGTCGATCCGCCCACCAGCCAGCCGGGCGAGGCGGTGCGCTTCCGCGCGCATATGGATCTGGTGATCGGGCTCACCGCATGTTCGGCCTATGCCTCGAACGGGGGCAGCTTCAAGCCGATCCACTACCGGATCGAGAGCGAGGCATCGCCGGGCGATTGA
- a CDS encoding RcnB family protein, with protein sequence MRNLVIMAVAAGLVLPTAASAQQRTPAEQAAWDARIASRESYAAQQRGDDRRDDRREARDDRREDRRDDRRDDRRDDRRDARQDRRDDRREWRQDQREDRRDYRQARRDYRDWRAYRQAERNAFRRGSYYAPRGLAYRPVRVGARLNSNLFWGSRYWVDPYEYYLPQPRYGYQRYIRYGNDVLLIDTRNGRVLVVYDSFFW encoded by the coding sequence ATGCGAAATCTTGTGATCATGGCGGTTGCCGCAGGACTGGTCCTGCCCACCGCTGCCAGTGCCCAGCAGCGTACCCCTGCCGAGCAGGCCGCGTGGGATGCGCGGATTGCCTCGCGCGAATCCTATGCCGCGCAGCAGCGTGGCGACGACCGGCGTGACGACCGCCGCGAGGCCCGCGACGACCGGCGTGAAGATCGTCGCGACGACAGGCGTGATGACCGGCGCGACGATCGTCGCGATGCGCGTCAGGATCGCCGCGACGACCGCCGCGAATGGCGTCAGGACCAGCGCGAAGACCGCCGCGACTATCGTCAGGCACGCCGCGATTACCGTGACTGGCGCGCGTACCGGCAGGCCGAGCGCAATGCCTTCCGTCGGGGTTCCTATTACGCCCCGCGCGGGCTGGCCTATCGCCCGGTGCGGGTCGGTGCGCGGCTCAACTCGAACCTGTTCTGGGGCTCGCGTTACTGGGTCGACCCTTACGAATACTACCTGCCGCAGCCGCGCTACGGCTACCAGCGCTACATCCGCTACGGCAATGATGTGCTGCTGATCGACACCCGCAACGGCCGCGTGCTGGTGGTGTACGACAGCTTCTTCTGGTGA
- the miaB gene encoding tRNA (N6-isopentenyl adenosine(37)-C2)-methylthiotransferase MiaB translates to MKPTTPPKTYRVKSFGCQMNVYDGERMGELLAAQGITPAPEGEEADLVVLNTCHIREKATEKVYSDIGRLRREDGSSPLIAVAGCVAQAEGKEIMARAPAVSMVVGPQAYQNLPAMLERAVSGQRTTEMDLAAEAKFAGLPQRRTAPPAAFLTIQEGCDKFCTYCVVPYTRGAEISRPFAELVAEAQRLVEGGAREIMLLGQNVSAWSSEDAKGHRIGLAGLVRALAKIDGLARIRYTTSHPADMDEEIIAAHGELDKLMPYLHLPVQAGNNRVLKAMNRSHTVESYLRLIERFRAARPDLALSGDFIVGFPGETEAEFEDTLKVVDEVRYMHAFSFKYSPRPGTPAAGMDGQIAPDVMKDRLARLQDRLNRDQHAFNIASVGRSCEVLVEKKGKYPGQWLGKSPWLQSVFFEREDTKIGDLVEVELVEAGPNSLAGKVPEPTLA, encoded by the coding sequence ATGAAACCCACGACTCCTCCCAAGACCTACCGCGTCAAAAGCTTCGGCTGCCAGATGAACGTCTATGATGGCGAGCGTATGGGCGAGCTGCTCGCCGCGCAGGGTATCACGCCCGCGCCCGAGGGCGAGGAAGCTGATCTGGTGGTGCTCAACACCTGCCATATCCGCGAGAAGGCTACCGAGAAGGTCTACTCCGACATCGGCCGGTTGCGGCGCGAAGACGGGTCTTCGCCGCTGATCGCGGTCGCAGGCTGCGTCGCGCAGGCGGAGGGCAAGGAAATCATGGCCCGCGCGCCCGCCGTCTCCATGGTGGTCGGCCCGCAGGCGTACCAGAACCTGCCCGCGATGCTCGAACGCGCGGTCTCCGGCCAGCGCACGACCGAGATGGACCTTGCCGCCGAGGCTAAGTTCGCGGGCCTCCCGCAGCGCCGCACCGCGCCGCCTGCCGCATTCCTCACGATCCAGGAAGGCTGCGACAAGTTCTGCACCTATTGCGTGGTCCCCTACACGCGCGGCGCGGAGATCAGCCGTCCCTTTGCCGAGCTGGTTGCCGAAGCGCAAAGGCTGGTCGAAGGCGGCGCGCGCGAGATCATGCTGCTGGGCCAGAACGTGTCGGCCTGGAGCAGCGAGGACGCCAAGGGCCATCGCATCGGGCTCGCCGGGCTGGTCCGCGCGCTGGCGAAGATCGATGGCCTCGCGCGCATCCGCTACACCACCAGCCACCCGGCGGACATGGATGAAGAGATCATCGCCGCGCATGGCGAGCTCGACAAGCTGATGCCCTATCTCCACCTGCCGGTGCAGGCGGGCAATAACCGCGTGCTCAAGGCGATGAACCGCAGCCACACGGTCGAAAGCTACTTGCGGCTGATCGAACGCTTCCGCGCGGCACGGCCCGATCTTGCGCTCAGCGGCGATTTCATCGTCGGCTTCCCTGGCGAGACCGAGGCAGAGTTCGAGGATACGCTGAAGGTGGTGGACGAGGTCCGCTACATGCACGCCTTCAGCTTCAAGTATTCGCCCCGCCCCGGCACGCCCGCTGCGGGGATGGACGGGCAGATTGCTCCGGACGTGATGAAGGACCGCCTCGCCCGCCTGCAGGACCGCCTCAACCGCGACCAGCACGCGTTCAATATCGCCAGTGTGGGCAGGAGCTGCGAAGTGCTGGTGGAGAAAAAGGGCAAGTATCCCGGCCAGTGGCTGGGCAAGTCGCCGTGGCTGCAATCGGTGTTCTTCGAGCGCGAGGACACGAAGATCGGCGATCTGGTCGAGGTGGAGCTGGTCGAGGCCGGGCCGAACTCGCTGGCGGGCAAAGTACCAGAGCCGACGCTGGCCTGA